The following coding sequences are from one Saccharomyces cerevisiae S288C chromosome X, complete sequence window:
- a CDS encoding gag-pol fusion protein (Retrotransposon TYA Gag and TYB Pol genes; transcribed/translated as one unit; polyprotein is processed to make a nucleocapsid-like protein (Gag), reverse transcriptase (RT), protease (PR), and integrase (IN); similar to retroviral genes): MNKLQKLVLMEKWIFSKCCQDCPNLKDYLQEAIMGTLHESLRNSVKQRLYNIPHDVGIDHEEFLINTVIETVIDLSPIADDQIENSCMYCKSVFHCSINCKKKPNRELGLTRPISQKPIIYKVHRDNNHLSPVQNEQKSWNKTQKRSNKVYNSKKLVIIDTGSGVNITNDKTLLHNYEDSNRSTRFFGIGKNSSVSVKGYGYIKIKNGHNNTDNKCLLTYYVPEEESTIISCYDLAKKTKMVLSRKYTRLGNKIIKIKTKIVNGVIHVKMNELIERPSDDSKINAIKPTSSPGFKLNKRSITLEDAHKRMGHTGIQQIENSIKHNHYEESLDLIKEPNEFWCQTCKISKATKRNHYTGSMNNHSTDHEPGSSWCMDIFGPVSSSNADTKRYMLIMVDNNTRYCMTSTHFNKNAETILAQVRKNIQYVETQFDRKVREINSDRGTEFTNDQIEEYFISKGIHHILTSTQDHAANGRAERYIRTIITDATTLLRQSNLRVKFWEYAVTSATNIRNYLEHKSTGKLPLKAISRQPVTVRLMSFLPFGEKGIIWNHNHKKLKPSGLPSIILCKDPNSYGYKFFIPSKNKIVTSDNYTIPNYTMDGRVRNTQNINKSHQFSSDNDDEEDQIETVTNLCEALENYEDDNKPITRLEDLFTEEELSQIDSNAKYPSPSNNLEGDLDYVFSDVEESGDYDVESELSTTNNSISTDKNKILSNKDFNSELASTEISISGIDKKGLINTSHIDEDKYDEKVHRIPSIIQEKLVGSKNTIKINDENKISDRIRSKNIGSILNTGLSRCVDITDESITNKDESMHNAKPELIQEQLKKTNHETSFPKEGSIGTNVKFRNTNNEISLKTGDTSLPIKTLESINNHHSNDYSTNKVEKFEKENHHPPPIEDIVDMSDQTDMESNCQDGNNLKELKVTDKNVPTDNGTNVSPRLEQNIEASGSPVQTVNKSAFLNKEFSSLNMKRKRKRHDKNNSLTSYELERDKKRSKKNRVKLIPDNMETVSAPKIRAIYYNEAISKNPDLKEKHEYKQAYHKELQNLKDMKVFDVDVKYSRSEIPDNLIVPTNTIFTKKRNGIYKARIVCRGDTQSPDTYSVITTESLNHNHIKIFLMIANNRNMFMKTLDINHAFLYAKLEEEIYIPHPHDRRCVVKLNKALYGLKQSPKEWNDHLRQYLNGIGLKDNSYTPGLYQTEDKNLMIAVYVDDCVIAASNEQRLDEFINKLKSNFELKITGTLIDDVLDTDILGMDLVYNKRLGTIDLTLKSFINRMDKKYNEELKKIRKSSIPHMSTYKIDPKKDVLQMSEEEFRQGVLKLQQLLGELNYVRHKCRYDIEFAVKKVARLVNYPHERVFYMIYKIIQYLVRYKDIGIHYDRDCNKDKKVIAITDASVGSEYDAQSRIGVILWYGMNIFNVYSNKSTNRCVSSTEAELHAIYEGYADSETLKVTLKELGEGDNNDIVMITDSKPAIQGLNRSYQQPKEKFTWIKTEIIKEKIKEKSIKLLKITGKGNIADLLTKPVSASDFKRFIQVLKNKITSQDILASTDY; the protein is encoded by the exons ATGAATAAACTTCAAAAGTTGGTACTAATGGaaaaatggattttttcTAAATGCTGCCAAGATTGTCCTAATCTAAAGGATTACCTACAAGAAGCTATCATGGGAACCTTACATGAATCCTTAAGAAATTCTGTGAAACAACGTTTGTACAACATTCCACATGACGTAGGAATTGATCACGAAGAATTTCTAATCAATACTGTTATTGAAACAGTAATTGATTTGAGCCCAATTGCAGACGATCAAATAGAAAATAGCTGCATGTATTGCAAATCTGTTTTCCATTGCTCAATTAACtgcaaaaagaaaccaaaTAGGGAA TTAGGCCTGACTCGACCAATTTCTCAAAAACCTATTATCTACAAGGTGCACAGAGACAACAACCACTTAAGTCCAGTGCAAAACGAACAAAAGTCTTGGAACAAGACACAAAAAAGGTCGAACAAAGTGTACAACAGCAAAAAACTGGTAATTATTGATACCGGTTCCGGAGTAAACATTACCAATGACAAAACCTTACTGCATAATTACGAAGACAGTAATCGCAGTACAcgattttttggtattgGGAAAAACAGTTCAGTGTCTGTTAAAGGGTATGGCTAtataaaaatcaagaatGGTCACAACAATACTGACAATAAGTGTCTATTAACTTACTATGTACCGGAAGAAGAATCCACTATAATCAGCTGTTATGACTTAGCcaagaaaaccaaaatGGTTTTAAGTCGAAAATATACCAGATTGGGAAACAAAAtcataaaaattaaaaccAAGATAGTTAATGGTGTCATTCACGTAAAAATGAACGAGTTAATTGAACGTCCTTCCGatgattcaaaaataaatgcaATAAAACCTACTTCTTCTCCTGGATTTAAACTAAATAAAAGGTCTATTACCTTGGAAGATGCTCATAAAAGAATGGGCCATACAGGAattcaacaaattgaaaattccATAAAACATAATCATTATGAAGAATCCCTTGACTTAATCAAAGAAccaaatgaattttggtgTCAAACCTGTAAAATCTCTAAAGCCacgaaaagaaatcattaTACCGGGTCTATGAATAATCATAGTACTGATCATGAACCAGGCTCATCATGGTGCATGGATATATTTGGCCCTGTATCAAGTTCAAACGCGGACACTAAAAGGTACATGCTTATTATGGTGGATAACAACACGAGATATTGCATGACCTCCACACACTTCAATAAGAATGCTGAAACTATTTTAGCTCAAGTtagaaagaatattcaGTACGTGGAAACACAATTTGACAGGAAAGTCAGAGAAATTAATTCAGACAGAGGTACTGAATTCACAAATGATCAGatagaagaatattttatttcaaaaggaATACATCACATACTTACTTCTACACAAGATCATGCTGCTAACGGAAGAGCAGAAAGATACATAAGAACAATAATAACTGATGCAACAACACTCCTAAGACAAAGTAACTTAAGAGTAAAATTTTGGGAATACGCAGTAACTTCTGCTACCAATATAAGAAATTACCTGGAACACAAAAGTACAGGTAAACTACCATTGAAGGCAATCTCACGTCAACCTGTGACAGTGAGATTAATGTCATTCTTACCATTTGGCGAAAAAGGAATAATTTGGAATCATAAtcacaaaaaattgaaaccATCTGGACTTCCTTCTATAATTCTATGCAAAGATCCAAATAGTTATGGATACAAATTCTTTATACCatccaaaaataaaattgtCACATCTGATAATTATACAATTCCCAACTATACAATGGACGGTAGAGTAAGAAATACTCAGAATATTAACAAGAGTCATCAATTCAGTTcagataatgatgatgaagaagatcaaATCGAAACGGTCACAAACTTATGTGAAGCTTTGGAAAACTACgaagatgataataaaCCAATTACTCGCCTGGAAGATTTGTTCACAGAGGAAGAGTTATCTCAAATAGACTCAAACGCAAAATACCCATCTCCTAGTAATAACCTAGAAGGGGACTTGGATTACGTATTTTCTGATGTTGAGGAATCTGGAGATTATGACGTTGAATCTGAACTTTCAACGACAAATAATTCAATCTCAActgataaaaacaaaattttgtcAAACAAGGATTTTAATTCAGAACTTGCATCGACTGAAATATCCATCAGTGGAATCGATAAGAAAGGATTAATAAATACAAGTcatattgatgaagataagTATGATGAAAAAGTCCACAGAATTCCATCGATTATACAAGAGAAACTGGTAGGAAGTAAAAATACTATTAAAATCAATgacgaaaacaaaatctcCGACAGAATTCGTAGTAAAAACATTGGGAGTATTTTAAACACTGGACTCAGTAGATGTGTAGATATCACCGATGAATCTATTACTAACAAAGATGAGTCAATGCACAACGCAAAACCCGAACTAATTCAGGAGcagttaaaaaaaacaaatcatGAAACTTCGTTTCCTAAAGAAGGGAGCATTGGAACAAATGTAAAATTCCGAAATACAAACAATGagatttctttaaaaacaGGCGATACGAGTTTACCAATAAAAACTTTAGAAAGCATTAACAATCACCATAGTAATGATTATTCCACAAACAAAGTTGAAAAGTTTGAGAAGGAAAATCATCATCCGCCCCCGATTGAGGACATTGTGGATATGAGTGATCAAACTGATATGGAATCAAACTGTCAGGATGGTAATAActtaaaagaattaaaagTCACCGATAAAAATGTACCAACTGACAATGGAACAAATGTGTCACCAAGGTTGgaacaaaatattgaagCATCTGGATCACCAGTACAAACAGTTAATAAAAGTGCCTTCTTAAACAAAGAATTCAGTTCTTTGaacatgaaaagaaaacggaAAAGACAcgataaaaacaatagTCTAACAAGCTATGAATTAGAAAGAGATAAGAAGCgttcaaaaaagaatcgAGTGAAATTAATTCCAGATAATATGGAAACAGTTTCAGCACCAAAAATTCGAGCCATATATTATAATGAAgctatttcaaaaaatcctgacctcaaagaaaaacatgaaTACAAACAGGCATATCATAAAGAATTACAGAATTTAAAAGATATGAAGGTATTTGATGTCGATGTGAAGTACAGTAGATCAGAAATCCCTGATAATTTAATAGTACCCACCAACACGATATtcacaaagaaaagaaatgggATTTATAAGGCTAGGATAGTCTGCAGAGGTGATACTCAGTCACCAGACACTTACAGTGTAATAACTACAGAATCTTTAAATCACAATCATATTAAGATATTCTTAATGATTGCAAACAACAGAAATATGTTTATGAAGACCCTGGATATCAATCATGCATTCCTATATGCtaaattggaagaagaaatatacaTCCCACATCCGCATGATAGGAGATGTGTAGTCAAGCTAAATAAGGCGTTATATGGTCTAAAACAGAGTCCTAAAGAATGGAATGATCATCTAAGACAATACTTGAATGGAATTGGACTGAAAGATAACTCTTATACTCCGGGATTATACCAAACCGAGGATAAAAATCTAATGATTGCAGTCTATGTTGATGACTGCGTAATTGCGGCAAGCAATGAACAGAGATTGGATGAATTCataaacaaattgaaaagtaatTTTGAACTGAAAATTACAGGAACATTAATAGACGATGTACTCGATACAGATATATTAGGAATGGATCTAGTATACAACAAAAGACTTGGTACTATCGATTTAACATTAAAATCATTCATAAATAGAATGgataaaaaatacaacgaggaattgaaaaagattagaaaaagttcaattCCGCATATGTCAACTTATAAAATAGATCCTAAGAAAGACGTACTGCAAATGTCAGAAGAAGAGTTTAGACAAGGTGTTCTAAAGCTACAACAATTACTAGGTGAACTAAACTATGTCAGACACAAATGCAGATACGACATTGAATTTGCTGTTAAGAAAGTGGCTAGACTAGTAAATTACCCACATGAAAGAGTCTTTTATATgatttacaaaataatCCAGTACTTGGTTCGGTATAAAGATATTGGAATACACTATGACCGAGACTGTAATAAAGACAAAAAGGTTATTGCTATAACTGATGCATCAGTTGGATCAGAATATGATGCTCAATCAAGGATTGGAGTTATATTATGGTACGGtatgaatatttttaatgtttATTCTAACAAGAGCACAAACAGATGTGTATCATCAACAGAAGCAGAGCTTCATGCCATTTATGAAGGCTATGCAGACTCAGAAACGTTGAAGGTAACATTAAAGGAGCTAGGAGAAGGAGACAATAATGACATTGTCATGATCACTGACTCAAAGCCAGCCATTCAAGGATTAAATCGCAGCTATCAACAACCAAAAGAGAAATTCACTTGGATAAAAACtgaaataataaaagaaaaaattaaagagaAGAGTATAAAACTGTTAAAAATTACCGGCAAAGGTAATATTGCTGATTTACTAACAAAACCAGTATCAGCATCtgattttaaaagatttatACAagtattaaaaaataaaataacaTCACAGGATATTTTGGCCTCAACAGACTATTGA
- the MDV1 gene encoding Mdv1p (Peripheral protein of cytosolic face of mitochondrial outer membrane; required for mitochondrial fission; interacts with Fis1p and with the self-assembled oligomeric form of the dynamin-related GTPase Dnm1p; contains WD repeats; MDV1 has a paralog, CAF4, that arose from the whole genome duplication) codes for MSVNDQITHIGKTLSTTASAFLNYQKSNSNTQDVLTNNGPYKNLLSNTVNNASSTSYFYKRTEHGRFVKNASNTFEDIYSKTRRGDVFRNKFTDNKTCFRMLTYISDDLLNEIPTKEGLKSDADGKLLTEGGENENLRKNASKKETSLFQGFKSYLPIAELAIENTERLNYDTNGTSGTVGAKDVMSKTNERDEIHTELPNFQDSFLIPPGVETKKISSSYSPSALKSFSQTLVNSLEFLNIQKNSTLSEIRDIEVEVENLRQKKEKLLGKIANIEQNQLLLEDNLKQIDDRLDFLEEYGLEVIEANSDENAEDDGMSERKALKNDAIRNEGVTTESISSEASNLPPRRRQQLRDDNSLNRLGAFYSKSKKRHRKSFPTFQQLYEPGTKIGSIMSTHDDFLTCLDFDAPFGTLCTAGYLDHTVKIWDLSKQNKIGELAGHLATINCMQINRDYGTLVTGGRDAALKLWNLNLAQQLYQETQNLTSPTNHIDSPCVHTFEAHTDEVTALSLDPSFLVSGSQDRTIRQWDLRSGKCLQTIDLSFANVLTTSTNVDLSKSTLLTQRNERPSIGALQSFDAALATGTKDGVVRLWDLRSGKVIRTLKGHTDAITSLKFDSACLVTGSYDRTVRIWDLRTGLLNKFHAYSAPVLSLDLFQENAAVVVADEPSVQIYDSEKDESWSCVEQGNETSVSTVKYKENYMVEGRENGDVNIWAV; via the coding sequence ATGTCAGTGAACGACCAAATAACTCATATAGGAAAAACATTGTCCACAACGGCTTCCGCTTTTTTAAACTACCAAAAATCGAACAGCAACACTCAAGATGTACTGACCAATAATGGGCCTTATAAGAATTTATTATCAAATACCGTCAACAATGCGAGCTCAACTTCATACTTTTACAAGAGGACTGAACACGGTCGCTTTGTAAAAAATGCATCTAACACTTTTGAGGATATTTACTCCAAGACAAGAAGGGGCGATGTATTCAGGAACAAGTTCACAGACAACAAAACATGCTTCAGAATGCTCACGTACATAAGTGATGATTTGTTGAACGAGATCCCAACTAAGGAAGGTCTCAAAAGTGATGCAGATGGCAAGCTTCTAACCGAAGGAGgcgaaaatgaaaatctCAGGAAGAACGCatccaaaaaagaaacatcGCTGTTTCAGGGCTTTAAAAGCTACCTACCAATAGCGGAGCTTGCCATTGAAAACACTGAAAGATTAAACTATGATACAAATGGTACAAGCGGTACGGTTGGTGCGAAAGATGTTATGTCTAAAACAAATGAGCGAGATGAAATTCACACAGAGCTTCCTAACTTCCAAGATTCATTTCTCATACCGCCTGGGGTagaaactaaaaaaataagctCCTCTTATTCTCCTAGTGCattaaaaagtttttctCAAACTCTTGTAAATAGTTTAGAGTTTTTAAATATTCAGAAAAATTCTACGTTATCCGAAATAAGAGACATTGAAGTTGAAGTTGAGAATCTGagacaaaagaaagagaaactGTTGGGTAAAATTGCGAACATAGAGCAAAATCAATTACTATTGGAAGACAACCTCAAACAGATTGATGATAGGTTGGACTTTTTAGAAGAGTACGGATTGGAGGTGATCGAAGCTAATAGCGACGAAAATGCAGAAGATGATGGTATGAGTGAGCGAAAGGCCCTTAAAAATGATGCTATAAGAAATGAGGGTGTCACCACAGAGAGCATATCATCAGAGGCTTCTAATCTACCTCCAAGGAGAAGGCAACAACTTCGAGACGATAACTCATTGAATAGATTAGGTGCCTTTTATAgcaaatccaaaaaaagacaCAGAAAAAGCTTCCCAACATTCCAGCAGCTTTACGAGCCAGGAACAAAAATTGGCTCTATAATGTCCACTCACGATGATTTCCTCACTTGCCTAGATTTTGATGCGCCCTTTGGTACCTTATGTACAGCCGGATATCTTGATCACACGGTAAAAATTTGGGATTTATccaaacaaaacaaaattggAGAACTAGCAGGACATCTTGCTACAATTAATTGTATGCAAATCAATCGTGACTACGGAACTCTTGTTACTGGTGGTAGAGATGCGGCTTTAAAATTATGGAATTTGAATTTAGCTCAACAACTTTACCAGGAAACGCAAAATCTTACCTCTCCTACAAATCATATTGATTCTCCATGTGTTCATACATTTGAGGCGCATACAGATGAGGTTACTGCATTATCATTAGATCCTAGTTTCTTGGTGAGTGGTTCACAGGATAGAACAATTAGGCAATGGGACTTACGTTCCGGGAAGTGCTTGCAAACCATTGATCTGAGCTTTGCAAATGTCTTAACAACATCCACTAATGTCGATTTATCAAAGAGCACACTTCTTACTCAAAGAAATGAGAGGCCTAGTATAGGTGCACTACAAAGTTTTGATGCAGCGCTAGCAACGGGTACAAAAGATGGTGTTGTAAGGCTATGGGATTTAAGATCCGGAAAGGTGATTCGTACTTTGAAAGGGCATACAGATGCCATAACGTCATTAAAATTTGATTCCGCGTGCCTGGTCACAGGTTCATACGACAGAACAGTTAGAATCTGGGACTTAAGAACTGGGTTGTTGAATAAGTTTCATGCGTACAGTGCGCCAGTTCTTTCGTTAGATCTCTTCCAAGAGAACGCTGCAGTCGTTGTCGCAGACGAACCAAGTGTCCAGATATACGATAGCGAAAAGGATGAAAGCTGGTCTTGCGTCGAACAAGGTAACGAGACTAGCGTTAGTACCGTTAAgtataaagaaaattacaTGGTTGAGGGTCGTGAAAATGGGGACGTAAATATTTGGGCCGTATGA